AAGTTCATAAGTATGACAGTAAGATATGTATGCAGATATTACATACAGGTCGTTATGCTTTTAATAAAAAACCTATCGCGCCGTCAGCTATTCAAGCGCCAATTAACCCATTTAAACCTGAAGCAGCTACCGCTGAAATGATAGAGGAAGAGCTAGTAGGATTTATTGATCTGGCTGTAAAAGCGCAAGAAGCTAATTACGATGGTGTTGAAGTAATGGGCTCAGAAGGTTACTTCATTAATCAATTTACCGCTCTAAGAACCAATCAACGTGATGATGAGTGGGGTGGTGCTTTTGAAAACCGCATTAAGTTTGGTGTTGATGTGGTTCGTCGAATCCGCGAAGCAGTTGGCGAAAAATTTATCATAATATTCCGCTTATCTATGATGGATCTTGTTGAAGGCGGCAGTACTTTTGAAGAAGCGGTACAGTTTGGACAAGCCATTGAAAAAGCTGGTGCAACTATTATTAATACAGGTATCGGTTGGCATGAAGCGCGGATACCTACGATCCAAACTAAAGTGCCACGAGCAGCCTTTACTTGGGTAACGGCTAAATATAAAGAACATTTTAACATCCCAGTAATCACTTCAAATCGAATTAATACCCCTGAAGTTGCCGAAGCTGTGTTGCAAAATGGTGATGCTGATATGATTTCAATGGCACGTCCTTTCCTAGCGGATGCTGAGTTTGTTAACAAAGCAGCACAAGGTCGTAGCGATGAAATCAATACTTGTATCGGTTGTAACCAAGCCTGTTTAGATCATGTGTTTTCGGGAGAAATGTCTAGTTGTTTAGTTAATCCTCGAGCTTGTTTTGAAACAGAAATTAATATAATTCCAACAAAAACAGTGAAGAAAATAGCAGTCATTGGTGCAGGTCCAGCTGGTTTGTCTGCCTCTACCGCACTTGCGGATGCAGGCCATGAGGTAACTCTTTTTGATGGTGCCAGTGAAGTAGGTGGTCAATTTAATATTGCCAAACAAGTGCCAGGTAAAGAAGAGTTTTCAGAAACTATTCGTTATTTTGCTCGCAAGCTTGAATTAACAGGCGTCACAGTGAAGTTAAACACCAAAGTAACGGCAGCTGAATTAAACGATAGTGATTTTGATGAAGTCGTTATTGCGACAGGAATAAACCCACGTACACCGCCGATTGAAGGTATTGAGCATGCAAAAGTTCTAAACTATATCGATGTGCTAAGACATAAAAAGAAGGTAGGCAAAAAAGTAGCTGTTATCGGCGCTGGTGGTATCGGTTTTGATGTTTCTGAGTACTTAGTGCATTCAGGTGAAGGGACCAGTCAGAATATTGAAGCTTATATGAAAGAATGGGGTGTTGATATGACTCTTCAAGCACGTGCAGGCATTGAGGGTGTTAAAGCTCAAGTATCAGCACCGGCACGTGAAGTGTTTTTACTCCAACGTAAAGAATCTAAAGTAGGTGCTGGTTTAGGTAAAACGACTGGTTGGATCCATCGTACGGGTCTTAAAAACAAGCAAGTAAAAATGATTCCGTCTTGTCAGTATCACAAAATTGATGATGCAGGTTTGCACTTGAGCATCGCCGGTGAAAAGCAGGTACTTAATGTTGATAATATCATTATTTGTGCGGGGCAAGATCCTGCCAGAGAATTAGTTGAGGGTTTAAATAAATCCTATCACTTAATTGGTGGTGCGGATGTAGCGGCAGAGCTTGATGCTAAGCGTGCTATTAAACAAGGACTGGAATTAGCAACTCAACTATAAGCGTTACAGAGGTATCTAAAATGGATCACTTGTTATCGTAGAATTTTTTGATAAGTGATCCTCGTTATATCGAAGGTACTGGTGCTGAAACCCTAAAAACTAAGTTTATAGTTAAATTAGTAAACAAGTTTATTAATGTAAATTAACAAGAAGGTATAATCATGAATACTTATAAACATATTGAATTAGCAGTTTTAAATGGTTCAATGACTGCACCATTGAATTTTGTTATTTTCACGGAAGAAAGCAGCAATGTAAATCCTACAACCCTAGATTCTGAACAGAGTGAGAAGCAGAGAGAAAGTGTGTAATTACTCATTTTAAATGAGAAATTACACACTTTGTGTTTCAGACTCTATTTAGAAAAGAAATGAATACAAATAACCAGCACCTACCGCCATTGATAATATTACCGTTAAAAAGGCAATTATCATTGGATTTTTGAATAACGATTTAAGCAATATAACTTCGGTTAAACTTGCTCCTGCACTGCCAATAATTAATGCCATTACTGCACCAAGTCCCATGCCTTTTGCTGCTAATGCTGCACTTAAAGGTATTACTGCTTCAGCTCTTATATAGAGTGGAATACCAATCACTGCTGCAATAGGCACTGCAAAGGGATTGCTCTCACTTGCTACGCTGGCAACAAATTCTGTTGGCATAAATCCGTAAATCATTGAACCTAATGCGATACCACCTATTAAATA
The DNA window shown above is from Colwellia psychrerythraea 34H and carries:
- a CDS encoding NADPH-dependent 2,4-dienoyl-CoA reductase, producing MSEQQFSKLFEPLDLGFTTLKNRVLMGSMHTGLEEHPEGTKRMVAFYGERAKGGCGLIVTGGYGPTKRGATHHDTKMIETAEDIAKHRVITDEVHKYDSKICMQILHTGRYAFNKKPIAPSAIQAPINPFKPEAATAEMIEEELVGFIDLAVKAQEANYDGVEVMGSEGYFINQFTALRTNQRDDEWGGAFENRIKFGVDVVRRIREAVGEKFIIIFRLSMMDLVEGGSTFEEAVQFGQAIEKAGATIINTGIGWHEARIPTIQTKVPRAAFTWVTAKYKEHFNIPVITSNRINTPEVAEAVLQNGDADMISMARPFLADAEFVNKAAQGRSDEINTCIGCNQACLDHVFSGEMSSCLVNPRACFETEINIIPTKTVKKIAVIGAGPAGLSASTALADAGHEVTLFDGASEVGGQFNIAKQVPGKEEFSETIRYFARKLELTGVTVKLNTKVTAAELNDSDFDEVVIATGINPRTPPIEGIEHAKVLNYIDVLRHKKKVGKKVAVIGAGGIGFDVSEYLVHSGEGTSQNIEAYMKEWGVDMTLQARAGIEGVKAQVSAPAREVFLLQRKESKVGAGLGKTTGWIHRTGLKNKQVKMIPSCQYHKIDDAGLHLSIAGEKQVLNVDNIIICAGQDPARELVEGLNKSYHLIGGADVAAELDAKRAIKQGLELATQL